The sequence below is a genomic window from Lolium perenne isolate Kyuss_39 chromosome 4, Kyuss_2.0, whole genome shotgun sequence.
AGAGGTGTGGAGAACGGGTGCGTCCTCTGATTGATGACATGTCATAGCATCGAGAGTGGACTGCTGTTTGGCCTTCCTCTTCACGGTGCGAACTCCTTCGTCTCTTTCTTTGTCCAGCCGCGGCGTCGAGATTTTCCCGGTTGCTCTCTCGTATGCTTCTGGGCGAAGCCTTTAGGGTTGCTGCCGAAGGGATACCTTCCTGAGGCTCAGCCTTTGAGTGGGACGCGCCGGCCCCGGGGAGgcggagaaaacctccggagtcgacgacaaagtggacgccaccgaaaacAGCTTCCGTGTTGCGAGACGATGCCATAAAATTCGGGTGAAGCTCTTCGCGGTGCGGCACAAATTCGAAGGATCCGCGGCGGATCGGGTCTCTTGACTTTGCTGGCGTCGgtgactcgagtaagaacgccgcggacgtaactggtgctgccgatgacctgccttgtgccgacaaagCTTCCAcgtacggcgccaattgtcgagggtactcctcgccaatgccctccgataggggcttagggttgatggaatcctgtaggctgacacgagacatcggttcacagacaagcggggagagcgatttacccaggttcagggccctcgatgaggtaaaacccttacgtcctgcctgtctgttctttgattatgaagacaatgggttacaatagggtgccgaatagttcggctgagatctagtcgagattgatgttgctagggttacctagctctaagcttttcctggctaaggttgctcagattgttcgtgtccctcggcagcccctctcctagcctttatataggaggccaggtctcaagggtcctaaccgaggacgactaggtttacagtagtttagatccaatttttccttgtttgttcgcttccttgtcttgcccgtcaaggaatcttctgatgcgccgacctagtggcccatctcgccttcaggtatcttcatgggcctccaatttgtcaataccagatagggcaatactggttacccgaagggtaatgcccacgtcaacaaGAGAGGGCATTGAATTCTTTTTGAATGGTTAATTCATGTTTCTTTTTTCTCATGGAACTGCCTGAGATCAGGCTCTTGATGATATGACGGATATGACCATGTATAATATGCGAAAAGTGTATATAATGTTCGCTCTCTTCTCTTTCAGTACATCATAGCAACTTTTTTCTTTCACTAAAAGAACAGGGAGAACCTCAATTCTGTATGGACTAATGCATATATCCATTTCATTTCGTAGCTAAGTTGCCAAAacatgatactccctccgtttcacaAAATTTATCTTAAGTTTGTTTAAAATTTAGGTGTATGAttcagtgtgtagatacatctaaGTTTAGACTAAATTAAGACATGTTTGGATTGGGCGACGACGACGCCATGGGCGTCATTTCCACCTTGCGGGCATCGCTTGGGGAACGATTGCCAGTTGAGGGCAGTTGAGGTGGTAGGCGACTGGTAGTGGTGCGCCCGCGGTGCCATGCTCCTTCTTTGTAAGCGATCGTGGCCACTACTTGCATTCTTCGTGGCGACTCCTTCGACCAGGGGATTCTTCAGCTGCAGCGAGGTGTGTCCGGTTTCTGGCCAAGTTGGCCTGTGATTTGCATCCCTCATTGCTCAGGGAAGCACATCCGATATCCGACAGTTCGACGTCCTTCGAGCCGGGACGAGAGGGAAGAGATCCCTCTTCGGTATTGAAAATGGTTGGTGTTGCAGCTCCTCCCAACCAACGACGCAGACAAGGCTGCAGGTGGATCCCTAGAACCTGTGTTGGTTCTTCCTTTGTGGCTTCGCGAAGAGGCTTCGCGAAGAGGCTTCGACGTAAGCTGATAAGCACCTTGTATCAAACCTCGGCCGTTTGGGCTGTATTAATTTAAAGTTGGACACTTATGACTTATGTTTAAAGAACACCTAAGTTTACACAAAATTAAGACTTGCTTCATtgaacagagagagagagagagagagtacatTGTACCAGGCACCTCATCTTGCCTGCACTAATAGATCACGGTGGATTAACCTTATTGGCTATATGAACCTGGCAAGTAGGAGTATTAGAATAACAACACAGCATGTCAGCACATGGTACCTATCTAACAGAAAGGATCAATGGAAACATTGTGTATAATATACTGTACCTTTTAAAGGTGCAAACGCGGGGTCCTACGAACATCCTCCACCTGTAGTGCAAGGTATGTTGGGATCATGTGGGCGAGGATCTTTGTACGTGGCAGATTAAGCTTAGCCAAATACTCACCGTGTGCGACAATCATCGGCGGTTAGGGATCATCCCCGATTTGATTACTAGTTTCTTTTTCAGGTAAACGGCAGGACGATGTCTATCGCCTCTCAGTAGGTGCCAATGTTACTTGTACAACATCTGTTACATAGTATTCATAACTCAAATTTATATAAATTTGTATGTGCCTACACGTTAAAACGTGCCAAATTAATTACAACCTTGCACACGCGGGACGCACACGGAGGTCCGATGCACGGGGTCCACAATGCGTGGTGTATCTTGGCTTGCGTACAAGGCGATTGCACTTGCAGTATGCTAGCTGCAGATCGTATACAGCACCCATGGCCGGCCGGCATGGGGCCGGAAAACGCATCGCTGATGCCTCCTAGGTATGGTGGTTCATCGCTAGTCCCCTGTTTGTTTCTCGCAACAGCGCTCGACGTGACCCAGCACCAGCATGCCAAATTGTCAATGTGCCTACTGCCTATCATCTACAGATGCTTCCAAGGGTTGTTTGTAACTTTTACGTAGTTTCCAGATTGTCAGTTTCCAAAAGAAACAAACAGGGCGGGCATGCGTACCTGGTCTTGTTGATCAAGGCCTGCAGTGCGTCAGATTTTTTTCCTGACATGTTCGCTTCAGAATTTGACAGCGCAACAGCAACCGAAGACTTCTTTTCCTAGTGGAGAAACAGCAACAGATTTTTCAACAAATGAAACAGTAGCAGAtgattttttttgagagagaaacGACAGCAATGTTTTTTTGAGTGGTGACAACAGCAACAGATGTGAGAGTGACTTTTCCGAACTTAACGAGGCCCACTACGTCAGAGCTTTTAAGTCCAGTATCCCAGGCCCACAAGCTGGACCCATTTCCAGCCTGCTGAGATGCAGATACAATCCGGCCTTAGCAAATTCCAGCCCATTTGGAAAGCCCAGCTCACTCCAGTCATCGTCGTCGACTCGCTGCTGGTAGACTGCTAGTGCTATAGATCTCCGTCAGATCCACCCAAAGCCTCAACGTCCACGCCATGGCGGATCTCGCCGTCATGCCGCGCCCCACCGCGCCGGCGCCACCACCTCCGCCGACGGACCTCTTCGGGGAGCCCATCGAGGCGCACCCGCCGTGGTTCCACCCGGACGCCTTCCTGCGCGCGGGCTTCGACCCGGACGCCTACGTCGCGGAGCTGCGCGCCTACGTGCCGCTCGAGAGCCTGGCCGCCGAGCTGCGCGCCCACCTGGCCGCGCTCCGCGCCGAGCTCGTCGGCCTCATCAACCGCGACTACGCCGACTTCGTCGGCCTCAGCGCGCGCCTCAAGGGcgtcgacgccgccgccgcgcgcatgCGCGCCCCGCTCGCTGACCTCAGGGACAAGGTCGCCGCCTTCCGcgcggccgccgccgcggccCTCGCCGCGCTCCGCGCCGGGCTCGAGCAGCGCGCCGCGGCTTCCAACGCGCGCGAACTGCTCGAGCTGCTGCTCGACACCTCGCACGTCGTCTCCAAGGTCTCATCCCCAGGCtgcgcctcctcctccccctccttaAACACAATGTAGCTAGTTCGTCAGTAACAGTTAACGCTGCCATTTCTCGACTAGAATTATATATATCCCCGTGTTCAGATGATCCACCTCATTCCTCTTGAAACGCCAATGTAGCTACCTAATTCCTCGTTAACTGTTAACACTGGTGGATCTGACTGCAAAACAAGACATATTCCATTTTAAGTTACATATTCCATTTTAAGTTATCCCTGCATACAGATGGTCAATCTCATCCCTGATCAAAATTTCAGCATCTAGTATAAATGATCATGCCAttcatacttatcaaaattcgcaACATACCATAATGCTAGTAGTACAATTGATCACATGCCATTGCATAATCATCGAAATTTGCATCATATCACAATGCTGACATGTTTTTCCTAGCCTTGTCAACCGTTGACCATCTAGAATTATCATGTCAAGGTTGCCACTGAAGCAAGTCTGATATGTCTATAGGTAGTGCTTTAGTCCATGTCGCGTTGTTTCCGAAATCTAAAGGTTTGTTTTCCTTTGTTTATTCAGGTGGAGAAACTTATCAAGGAATTGCCAACAGCACCATCTGATTCATCAAGTGCTGAGGTTGGTTCAGCTGATAAGAGCTACACTGGCAATGACACTACAGTGGAGTCAGGGACTGATGTCAGAGAAACACAAAGCATCCTTTTAGAAAGAATCGCCAGCGAGATGAACCGGCTCAAATTCTACATCAGCCATGCACAGGTTTGTGCCAACAGAGGCCGCTGGTCCGCATGCACTTCTCATTTCGAATGTATAAATAGTTTTCTATGTTGTATTTGCGCTATTGAACCGAACCATTAGAAAAAATGCAGTGCAAAATGACTACAGCTAGTTCGCGTGATACTCTGGTATTTCTGTGCCACCATAGCACCAACCTGATTTTGTAGTGGTAGCACTCATTTTATTTCCAACTGGATACGCCGTATACATTTTAATGCAACATATATATGATTCTTATTCTGTTACATTATGGCAGTACAGAACCTTCCTTTTATTGAGAACATGGAGAAGAGGGTCCAAGGCGCTACAAAACTACTTGATGGTAGCTTGGAGCGTTGCTTTGTGGTCGGTCTAGAACACCGGGATGCGAAAGTAATATACAACTGCTTGCGCGCTTATGCCGCGATTGACAACACATCTTCAGCTGAAGAGCTTTTCCGCACAACAGTGGTGTCTCCACTGATTCAGAAAATTGTCCCTCAAAACTATGCAAAAGCTGTTTCTGGGGTATCTTCTGATGACTTGGAGGATGACTATCTGCGGATAATGCAATGTGTAGAAAAAGATTGCAAATTCATTTTGGAAATATCTTCATCAGGTAATTataagttctattgaattattTATTGTTACTTAGCATTTGAAACCTAAAGACTGCATATGGGCTTTAGATTGATGTAGATCGTATTAACTCCTCTTTCATTTGCAGCAAACTCTGGACTCCATATTTTTGATTTTCTGGCCAATTCAATACTCAAAGAAGTCCATTCTGCAATCATGAAGGGAAAACCTGGGGCCTGTTCTCCTGGAAAACCTAAAGAGTTCCTTAAAAACTACAAAGCGAGCTTAAGGTTTCTTGATTTTCTTGAAGGTATTCTTAATTATGCCATGAAGTGGTTTGTTTTCTAACATTTGTTTTTTAAGTCTACTACAATACTATGGTTTCTTGCAAAGCATGCCTGTGCATATGTATGTGTCTGATACTACGGCGTAAGAACCATCACATTGGTCTAAGATAATGAGATTACGTTGGGTCGTTCCTCAGCTTAGGATGTGATGTCTGTAGCACCTTGATATGTAACCAGGTGCGGCATTCAGCTGCAGATGTTGTGGCATTGAAGTTCAGTGCGCTGTATCCTTATTCCATGTCATGTTACAGAGAGTTGCCGAGCTCAACATATATGTATTTGTAAATTCTAAGGGTTGATGCTTTCGATTTTTCGAAGTCATGGTTGACATTTTTTTTCTTCTGTAGGCTACTGTCGTTCCAAGTCTGCTGTAACAAAGTTTCGCTCTGAGCCTGCTTACACAGAATTCATGCGACTGTGGCACGTTAATGTCTATTTTTCTCTGAGGTAAGCATACATGTCTCTGTGAATTTTAGTCACACTTCACAACTAGGTTTCTAACTTCGTTATTACTCA
It includes:
- the LOC127291789 gene encoding conserved oligomeric Golgi complex subunit 2 — protein: MADLAVMPRPTAPAPPPPPTDLFGEPIEAHPPWFHPDAFLRAGFDPDAYVAELRAYVPLESLAAELRAHLAALRAELVGLINRDYADFVGLSARLKGVDAAAARMRAPLADLRDKVAAFRAAAAAALAALRAGLEQRAAASNARELLELLLDTSHVVSKVEKLIKELPTAPSDSSSAEVGSADKSYTGNDTTVESGTDVRETQSILLERIASEMNRLKFYISHAQNLPFIENMEKRVQGATKLLDGSLERCFVVGLEHRDAKVIYNCLRAYAAIDNTSSAEELFRTTVVSPLIQKIVPQNYAKAVSGVSSDDLEDDYLRIMQCVEKDCKFILEISSSANSGLHIFDFLANSILKEVHSAIMKGKPGACSPGKPKEFLKNYKASLRFLDFLEGYCRSKSAVTKFRSEPAYTEFMRLWHVNVYFSLRFQEIAGGLDSALTATISPVGINENQMKQKTLLLKQSIKLLESLHSCWSDEVVVFSHSDKFLRLSLQLISRYTIWLSSGLAARKASDGSSSSPADSEWALSVPVEDFIYVMHDVNGVIGELSESGNFVEHVNQLLASCPIEVLTLVKQSILQAVEPLKELLPGIMDVMIGVIVKRSNEDLKHLKGITATYRMTNKLPVRHSPYVSGILHPLKVFLEGERVHYLSEDDKTKLRCGSTDKITAIYYDMVSEVVNVARKTESSLQRLRQGAQRRVGASTDSSDNIISDTDKICMQLFLDIQEYARNLRSLGIDARGIESYKALWQCVAPKDKQDTIQF